A section of the Primulina eburnea isolate SZY01 chromosome 1, ASM2296580v1, whole genome shotgun sequence genome encodes:
- the LOC140830472 gene encoding transcription factor BC1-like isoform X2 yields MADHFLQSHRRLFSLSDIDPSIEFLHHFSGINPSHQESFALNFQSLIGYPNHNYFPRLADCTGKLETFPGLYMQDDSSVVVNTATANQTISNDKDRREKKRKATVANSSPQVSANGKIVKNNSRKGKKVKSSENEEENEKPREVVHVRAKRGLATDSHSLAERVRREKINERLRCLQDIVPGCYKTMGMAVMLDEIINYVQSLQNQFLSMKLTAASTANDFNSDIDIIQAMQGLPLYILQKAKAPFEALKIQDVASQGLSPAHFAP; encoded by the exons ATGGCAGATCACTTCTTGCAAAGCCATAGACGACTATTCTCTTTATCCGACATTGATCCAAGCATTGAATTCTTGCACCATTTTTCAGGGATAAATCCAAGTCATCAAGAATCCTTTGCCTTGAACTTTCAGAGCTTGATTGGTTATCCCAATCATAATTATTTCCCACGTCTAGCAGATTGCACCGGGAAATTGGAAACTTTCCCTGGATTATATATGCAAGATGATAGCTCTGTGGTGGTGAACACAGCTACTGCTAATCAAACTATCTCGAACGATAAAGAtcgaagagaaaagaaaaggaaagcaACAGTCGCAAATTCATCCCCTCAAGTGTCTGCAAATGGAAAAATAGTGAAAAAT AATTCAAGAAAAGGGAAGAAAGTGAAAAGCTCTGAAAATGAAGAGGAAAATGAAAAGCCAAGGGAAGTGGTACACGTTAGAGCCAAAAGGGGCCTAGCTACTGATAGCCACAGTTTAGCAGAAAGA GTCAGAAGAGAAAAAATCAACGAGAGATTAAGATGTCTGCAAGACATTGTTCCAGGATGTTATAAG ACAATGGGAATGGCAGTGATGTTGGATGAGATTATCAACTATGTTCAGTCTCTACAGAATCAG TTCCTGTCGATGAAGCTCACGGCAGCAAGCACAGCAAATGACTTCAATTCAGACATAGATATCATCCAGGCCATGCAAGGACTTCCTCTGTATATTTTGCAGAAAGCaaaggcaccatttgaagcactCAAGATTCAAGATGTAGCAAGCCAGGGACTTTCCCCTGCCCACTTTGCTCCCTGA
- the LOC140830472 gene encoding transcription factor BC1-like isoform X1, with the protein MADHFLQSHRRLFSLSDIDPSIEFLHHFSGINPSHQESFALNFQSLIGYPNHNYFPRLADCTGKLETFPGLYMQDDSSVVVNTATANQTISNDKDRREKKRKATVANSSPQVSANGKIVKNNSRKGKKVKSSENEEENEKPREVVHVRAKRGLATDSHSLAERVRREKINERLRCLQDIVPGCYKTMGMAVMLDEIINYVQSLQNQVEFLSMKLTAASTANDFNSDIDIIQAMQGLPLYILQKAKAPFEALKIQDVASQGLSPAHFAP; encoded by the exons ATGGCAGATCACTTCTTGCAAAGCCATAGACGACTATTCTCTTTATCCGACATTGATCCAAGCATTGAATTCTTGCACCATTTTTCAGGGATAAATCCAAGTCATCAAGAATCCTTTGCCTTGAACTTTCAGAGCTTGATTGGTTATCCCAATCATAATTATTTCCCACGTCTAGCAGATTGCACCGGGAAATTGGAAACTTTCCCTGGATTATATATGCAAGATGATAGCTCTGTGGTGGTGAACACAGCTACTGCTAATCAAACTATCTCGAACGATAAAGAtcgaagagaaaagaaaaggaaagcaACAGTCGCAAATTCATCCCCTCAAGTGTCTGCAAATGGAAAAATAGTGAAAAAT AATTCAAGAAAAGGGAAGAAAGTGAAAAGCTCTGAAAATGAAGAGGAAAATGAAAAGCCAAGGGAAGTGGTACACGTTAGAGCCAAAAGGGGCCTAGCTACTGATAGCCACAGTTTAGCAGAAAGA GTCAGAAGAGAAAAAATCAACGAGAGATTAAGATGTCTGCAAGACATTGTTCCAGGATGTTATAAG ACAATGGGAATGGCAGTGATGTTGGATGAGATTATCAACTATGTTCAGTCTCTACAGAATCAGGTAGAG TTCCTGTCGATGAAGCTCACGGCAGCAAGCACAGCAAATGACTTCAATTCAGACATAGATATCATCCAGGCCATGCAAGGACTTCCTCTGTATATTTTGCAGAAAGCaaaggcaccatttgaagcactCAAGATTCAAGATGTAGCAAGCCAGGGACTTTCCCCTGCCCACTTTGCTCCCTGA
- the LOC140830487 gene encoding uncharacterized protein isoform X3 — translation MDKQSVLGNNDIDDVRWLCSLTESELDLLTGLKNLVHLRAKKIGHEDLAEKFDLTMLRTLSFYFMENLKGRLKDLLGPTGFLRTCLQIKSRRPGTEGPSVFLKNLQ, via the exons ATGGATAAGCAAAGCGTGCTAGGGAATAATGATATAGACGATGTCCGCTGGCTTTGCTCTTTAACGGAATCTGAACTA GATTTATTGACGGGTTTAAAGAATTTGGTCCATCTTCGCGCGAAGAAGATCGGTCATGAGGATTTAGCGGAGAAATTCGACCTAACGATGCTTCGAACCCTCA GTTTCTATTTCATGGAAAATTTGAAAGGGCGGCTCAAGGATTTACTGGGCCCTACAG GTTTCCTCAGGACATGTCTGCAAATCAAAAGCAGAAGACCGGGAACTGAAG GTCCatcagtttttttaaaaaatttacagtGA
- the LOC140830487 gene encoding uncharacterized protein isoform X2, with protein sequence MDKQSVLGNNDIDDVRWLCSLTESELDLLTGLKNLVHLRAKKIGHEDLAEKFDLTMLRTLSFYFMENLKGRLKDLLGPTGFLRTCLQIKSRRPGTEVTKCRESYMEMKL encoded by the exons ATGGATAAGCAAAGCGTGCTAGGGAATAATGATATAGACGATGTCCGCTGGCTTTGCTCTTTAACGGAATCTGAACTA GATTTATTGACGGGTTTAAAGAATTTGGTCCATCTTCGCGCGAAGAAGATCGGTCATGAGGATTTAGCGGAGAAATTCGACCTAACGATGCTTCGAACCCTCA GTTTCTATTTCATGGAAAATTTGAAAGGGCGGCTCAAGGATTTACTGGGCCCTACAG GTTTCCTCAGGACATGTCTGCAAATCAAAAGCAGAAGACCGGGAACTGAAG TTACCAAGTGTCGAGAATCGTATATGGAAATGAAATTGTGA
- the LOC140830487 gene encoding uncharacterized protein isoform X1, whose product MDKQSVLGNNDIDDVRWLCSLTESELDLLTGLKNLVHLRAKKIGHEDLAEKFDLTMLRTLSFYFMENLKGRLKDLLGPTGFGPNSLNHNISDDFGSRTIEELYPFISYDKRKIIADMFPQDMSANQKQKTGN is encoded by the exons ATGGATAAGCAAAGCGTGCTAGGGAATAATGATATAGACGATGTCCGCTGGCTTTGCTCTTTAACGGAATCTGAACTA GATTTATTGACGGGTTTAAAGAATTTGGTCCATCTTCGCGCGAAGAAGATCGGTCATGAGGATTTAGCGGAGAAATTCGACCTAACGATGCTTCGAACCCTCA GTTTCTATTTCATGGAAAATTTGAAAGGGCGGCTCAAGGATTTACTGGGCCCTACAGGTTTTGGTCCTAATTCATTGAATCATAATATCAGTGATGATTTTGGTAGTAGGACCATCGAGGAGTTATATCCATTCATCAGTTATGATAAGAGGAAAATAATTGCTGATAT GTTTCCTCAGGACATGTCTGCAAATCAAAAGCAGAAGACCGGGAACTGA
- the LOC140812321 gene encoding uncharacterized protein, whose product MADQTLRTMRYKQWTHYDDWCEIFGNDRATGDQAKTFQHVLHEVLQLDDEVPNDIPIDGHPTFSMQQTFEDSVSETNATSSKPKAGATSKSKKRKLSVDADESIVAAINNLAHITKDTMGELIKELSGVDKIAAIQDKVLEALAGIKELTEDEQVMVAKLLLNNHNDLALFERLGDKGRLTLVRRLLNGQ is encoded by the exons ATG GCGGACCAGACATTGAGAACGATGCGATACAAGCAGTGGACTCATTATGACGATTGGTGTGAAATTTTTGGAAACGATCGAGCAACTGGAGATCAAGCCAAAACGTTTCAACATGTGTTGCACGAGGTGCTCCAATTGGATGACGAAGTTCCAAATGACATTCCGATTGATGGTCACCCAACATTCAGCATGCAACAAACTTTTGAAGATTCAGTGTCTGAAACTAATGCGACCTCATCTAAACCAAAGGCAGGTGCTACATCGAAAAGCAAAAAAAGGAAGCTATCAGTTGATGCGGATGAATCCATTGTTGCAGCAATAAACAACTTGGCTCATATCACAAAAGATACAATGGGAGAATTGATTAAAGAACTTTCAGGAGTTGATAAGATTGCAGCCATTCAAGATAAAGTTTTGGAAGCTTTGGCGGGTATCAAAGAACTGACAGAGGATGAACAAGTGATGGTAGCGAAGTTGCTGCTTAATAATCACAACGATTTGGCATTGTTCGAACGACTCGGTGATAAAGGAAGGCTGACATTGGTTAGAAGGTTACTGAATGGTCAGTAA